In Bradyrhizobium paxllaeri, the genomic stretch TCGCTGGATCACGGTCGAGGCAAGCTTGACCTTCTCATCCTCGGACAGGCCCGACGGCTGGCTCAGCTTGTCGATCAGGGCATGCTTTTCGGCCTCTGTCGCAGCCAGCCGCTTGGCCATCTCGTCCGCCTTTTGCGCCTCCTTCAACGCCGCCTGCTTCTGGATTTCCTTCGCGCTGGGGATCAGGTCGTCGATCTTGGCCATGTACGTCTCTCCCGAATGACCGTTCGCCGCATTGGATGTTCCAACGTTACGGCTGGGGCCGCAGGGCACTTCTTGATTCAGATCAAGCATTGGGAGACCATAGTCCCCACTCTGCACGCGGGGCGGGGCCTTCGGGCGACCTGACAGGGGGAGTACGAGCTTTGAGTGAACAGATACATCCGTTGGCGCCCCACCATCTGCCGTTCTTCATCCCGGGTCCGGACGGATCGGACACACTGATGGTGGTGATGGGAATTTTCCTTGTGGGTGTCATCTTGTGGGTCGGCACCCTGTACTGGAAATTGCATAGCCTGCCGGAGCGGATGGCGCACAGGACGCACAAGCTGCAGTTCGAAATCGTCGCCGTTCTCGGCTTGATCTCGCTCTTTACCCACATGCATATCTTCTGGATCGCGGGCCTGTTGCTCGCGATGATCGACCTGCCCGATTTCAGCACGCCGTTGCGCAGCATTGCCGGATCGGTCGAACGCATTGCCGACGCTGCGCCGGGCACGCCCGAGGCCGAGCCGATTTCCGAAGCACCAGCTACGTCAGGCGGCAAGTCCGGCGCCAGGAGCGCCGCGAAGGAAGAGGTACGCAGCCATGCTTGAGCTGATGATCTGTTCGCTGGTGACGATCCTCCCGGACTACCTCTATCGCCGTTATGTGCAGGGCAAGCGGTTCGGCAAGGAGATCACATTCTTTTCGGTCTGGTATGAACTGCGCTGGGGCATCACGGGCTGCCTGATGTTGACCATCGGGTTGATCACGATGATCTTCTATTTCCACCCCTCGACCACGTCGGCGGCGATCTACTTCCGCACGGTGCCTATCCTGCCTGAAGGCTCCGGCCGCGTCGCCGAGGTGAATGTCGGCTTCAGTGAGCCGGTGAAAAAGGGCGATGTCCTGTTCCGGCTCGACAGCTCCAGACAGCAGGCCGCGGTCGAAACCGCCAGGCGCAAGGTCGCCGAAGTTGAGGCCGCGATGATCAGCGCGAGGGCGGATGTCGTCAAGGCGGACGCCCAGGTTGGCGAAGCAAAGGCCAACTTGCAGCAGGCCAGGGACGAACTGGACGTCAAGAGCGAGTTGCAGCGGCGCAATCCCGGCATCGTGCCGCAACGCGACATCGAAAAACTGCAGGTGCTGGTCGATCAGCGACAGTCCGGCGTCGACGCAGCAAATGCCGTGAAGGAGTCAGCGGTGTTGCGAGTCTCGACGCTGCTACCCGCCGAGAAGGCGAGCGCCGAGGCCGCGATGGCGCAGGCGCAGGTCGATCTCGACAAGACCTACGTGCGGGCAGGTATCGACGGACGGGTCGAGCAGTTTCTCGTTCGCACCGGGGATGTGGTCAATCAGCTCATGCGGCCAGCCGGCGTGTTGATCCCTGAAGGCGCCGGCCGA encodes the following:
- a CDS encoding HlyD family secretion protein, whose protein sequence is MLELMICSLVTILPDYLYRRYVQGKRFGKEITFFSVWYELRWGITGCLMLTIGLITMIFYFHPSTTSAAIYFRTVPILPEGSGRVAEVNVGFSEPVKKGDVLFRLDSSRQQAAVETARRKVAEVEAAMISARADVVKADAQVGEAKANLQQARDELDVKSELQRRNPGIVPQRDIEKLQVLVDQRQSGVDAANAVKESAVLRVSTLLPAEKASAEAAMAQAQVDLDKTYVRAGIDGRVEQFLVRTGDVVNQLMRPAGVLIPEGAGRNILQAGFGQIEAQVMKPGMVAEATCISRPWAIIPLVVTTVQDYIAAGQFRSGEQLIDPQNLQRPGTILVFLEPLYKGGLEGVTPGSSCIVNAYTSNHDVIADPKTGALKGFALHAVDATGLVHALLLRIQALLLPVKTLVMSGH